One Pseudomonas tolaasii NCPPB 2192 genomic window carries:
- a CDS encoding DUF6279 family lipoprotein, with protein MLRRLKLLVVLLTLSLALTACNRVGLAYRNLDVIIPWTLNDYLGMHAEQKSWFNDTLKEHLAWHCTTQLPGYLDWLDRLQQMVDTHQVTDAALQARTVEAKQAIAEIARTITPSAVELLQGLDDQQVKDMNDALAKDLRKRQDEYLKPPLAQQIRERAERMSKRLDDWMGPLSDSQQNRVTAWSIALGEQNQEWIGNRAHWQAQFIDAVQQRHSPDFPQRIQQLLVDRESLWTPQYQQAYARTEAAARGLIVDLMAESSVQQRLKLTQKINKVRSDFKALKCLKATST; from the coding sequence ATGTTGCGTCGGCTCAAACTGCTGGTGGTATTGCTCACCCTGAGCCTGGCGCTCACCGCGTGCAACCGCGTGGGCCTGGCCTACCGCAACCTTGATGTGATCATTCCCTGGACACTCAACGACTATCTGGGCATGCACGCCGAGCAGAAAAGCTGGTTCAACGACACCCTTAAAGAACACCTGGCCTGGCATTGCACCACGCAGTTGCCCGGTTATCTGGATTGGCTCGACCGCCTGCAGCAGATGGTCGACACCCACCAGGTCACCGACGCCGCGCTGCAAGCCCGTACCGTCGAAGCCAAGCAGGCCATCGCCGAGATCGCACGCACCATCACTCCGTCGGCGGTCGAGCTGCTGCAGGGCCTGGACGACCAGCAGGTCAAGGACATGAATGACGCCCTGGCCAAGGATTTGCGCAAGCGCCAGGACGAATACCTCAAGCCTCCATTGGCGCAGCAGATCAGGGAGCGCGCGGAGCGCATGAGCAAACGTCTGGACGACTGGATGGGCCCGCTCAGCGACAGCCAGCAAAACCGCGTCACCGCCTGGTCAATAGCCCTGGGCGAGCAGAACCAGGAATGGATCGGCAACCGCGCACACTGGCAGGCGCAATTTATCGACGCCGTGCAGCAGCGCCACAGCCCTGATTTCCCGCAGAGAATCCAGCAGCTATTGGTGGACCGCGAAAGCCTGTGGACGCCGCAATACCAGCAAGCCTACGCCAGAACAGAGGCCGCAGCCCGCGGCCTGATCGTCGACCTGATGGCCGAGAGCAGCGTGCAACAACGCTTGAAACTCACCCAAAAGATCAACAAGGTACGGAGCGACTTCAAGGCGCTCAAATGCCTGAAAGCCACCTCAACCTAG
- a CDS encoding TorF family putative porin, protein MFKPCIFLLAALTASPFAQAQIFQRELGDFDLKLGTTPSRSMAQGLVKPTSPGSDSFHGGLDLSHDSGLYFGQFSPNLGLSSANNLEVDSYMGFKRPFDQTLGYEVGLIHYSYPKLSPLDSQEFYGGLNLLGNRFGASFSNDPDRHDSTLFADLGGTQPFGIGVSMKYTTHQLGTPVSVEGGSISSFSDWSIQFSRAWKGIDLDLIYSDSSLSGGDCSAYSGHNSQCDGLLTLKAARSFY, encoded by the coding sequence GTGTTCAAACCCTGCATTTTCCTGCTCGCGGCCCTCACAGCCAGCCCCTTCGCGCAAGCACAGATCTTCCAGCGCGAACTGGGTGACTTCGACCTGAAGTTGGGCACCACGCCCAGCCGCAGCATGGCCCAGGGCCTGGTCAAGCCAACCTCGCCGGGAAGCGACTCATTTCATGGCGGTCTCGACTTGAGCCATGACAGCGGCCTTTATTTCGGCCAGTTCTCACCCAATCTGGGCTTGTCCTCGGCCAACAACCTCGAGGTCGATTCCTACATGGGTTTCAAACGTCCCTTCGACCAGACACTGGGCTACGAAGTCGGGCTGATCCACTACAGCTACCCCAAGCTCAGCCCCCTCGACAGTCAAGAGTTCTATGGCGGCCTGAACCTGCTGGGCAATCGTTTCGGCGCCTCCTTCAGCAATGACCCCGACCGCCACGACAGCACCCTGTTCGCCGACCTCGGTGGCACCCAGCCTTTCGGCATCGGCGTGAGCATGAAATACACCACCCACCAGTTGGGCACACCGGTCTCGGTCGAGGGCGGCTCGATCAGCAGCTTCAGCGATTGGTCAATTCAGTTTTCCCGCGCCTGGAAAGGCATCGACCTGGACCTTATCTACAGCGACTCCAGCCTCAGCGGCGGCGATTGCTCGGCCTACTCCGGACACAATTCGCAATGCGACGGCCTGTTGACCTTGAAGGCCGCCCGGTCGTTTTATTGA
- a CDS encoding CvfB family protein produces the protein MALVGRYNSLQVVKHTNFGLYLDGAQDGEILLPNRYIPKDIPSEDEDWLNVFIYLDSDDKLIATTEKPKVQVGEFASLKVVEVNSIGVFLDWGLPKDLLLPYSEEKRQLSAGEYCVVHVYLDKHTKRITATARLDRYLDKTPANYQVGQEVDLLVAEATDMGFKAIINNKHWGLIHKNEVFKFLRPGKEEKGFIKEIRADGNISLSLQPVGQEAASSLNSKILAKLRENNGSLPVSDKSDPAVISNLFGVSKGNFKKAIGALYKQGQIVIHADRIELS, from the coding sequence ATGGCTTTAGTCGGGCGCTACAACAGCTTGCAAGTGGTTAAACACACTAACTTTGGTTTGTACCTGGACGGTGCGCAAGATGGCGAAATCCTCTTGCCCAATCGGTATATCCCCAAAGATATTCCCAGCGAAGATGAAGACTGGCTTAACGTTTTCATTTATCTGGACAGCGATGACAAACTTATCGCTACAACTGAAAAGCCGAAAGTTCAAGTAGGCGAATTTGCCAGTTTGAAAGTTGTGGAAGTCAACAGTATTGGTGTCTTCCTCGATTGGGGGTTGCCGAAGGATTTGTTGCTGCCGTATTCGGAAGAAAAACGCCAGTTGAGCGCCGGTGAATATTGCGTGGTGCACGTCTACCTCGATAAGCACACCAAGCGCATCACCGCCACCGCGCGCCTGGATCGCTACCTGGACAAGACCCCGGCCAACTACCAGGTCGGCCAGGAAGTCGACCTGCTGGTGGCCGAAGCCACCGACATGGGCTTCAAGGCGATCATCAACAACAAGCACTGGGGCCTGATTCACAAGAACGAAGTGTTCAAGTTCCTGCGCCCGGGCAAAGAAGAGAAAGGCTTTATCAAGGAGATCCGCGCTGACGGCAACATCAGCCTGAGCCTGCAGCCGGTCGGCCAGGAAGCCGCCTCCAGCCTCAACTCCAAGATCCTCGCCAAGTTGCGTGAAAACAATGGCAGCTTGCCGGTCAGCGATAAAAGCGACCCGGCGGTGATCAGCAACTTGTTCGGCGTCAGCAAAGGCAACTTCAAGAAGGCCATTGGTGCGCTCTACAAGCAGGGCCAGATTGTGATTCACGCCGATCGCATTGAACTAAGCTGA
- a CDS encoding DUF2177 family protein: MSRKTLFAYLGTLLAFLVLDGLWLGVFMGPTYKGLLGPLMLDQPNLLPAVLFYLLYVTGCVVFVVLPSSSWRRAARLGAFLGLVAYGTYDLSNWATLHGWSAGLSAMDMAWGTFLTAVSCTVGHLCAHRVHR, translated from the coding sequence ATGTCCCGAAAAACCCTCTTTGCCTACCTGGGCACCTTGCTCGCTTTCCTGGTGCTTGATGGCCTCTGGCTCGGCGTCTTCATGGGCCCGACCTACAAAGGCCTGCTGGGGCCGCTGATGCTTGATCAGCCCAATCTGCTTCCCGCCGTTTTGTTTTATCTCCTGTATGTCACCGGTTGTGTGGTGTTTGTGGTCCTGCCAAGTAGCAGCTGGCGACGTGCTGCGCGCCTGGGTGCGTTCCTTGGGCTGGTGGCTTACGGTACCTACGACCTGAGCAACTGGGCCACGTTGCACGGCTGGTCCGCTGGTTTGTCCGCCATGGACATGGCCTGGGGCACCTTTCTCACGGCGGTCAGCTGCACCGTCGGCCATCTGTGTGCACATCGAGTGCACCGGTGA
- a CDS encoding NCS1 family nucleobase:cation symporter-1 codes for MTEHLPNGYSPRLYNKDLGPLPQKWNWYNIFAFWMSDVHSVGGYVFAASLFALGLASWQVLIALLAGICIVQGIANLVAKPSQQAAVPYPVICRLAFGVFGANIPAVIRGLIAVAWYGIQTYLASSALIIVVLRFFPQMAAYAEPHFAGLSYLGWMGFLSLWVLQAAVFWAGMESIRRFIDWAGPVVYAVMFALAGWIVWKAGWANINFTLSEKSLPGWQAFGQVIVATALVVSYFSGPTLNFGDFSRYCRTMQDVRRGNFWGLPVNFLAFSLVTVVIVSGTLPVFGEMLHDPIATVSRIDNSMAVLLGAFAFVTATIGINIVANFVSPAFDFANVAPSKISWRAGGMIAAVASIFITPWNLFNNPLMIHYTLDILAAFIGPLFGILLVDFYLIKKQQIDVDALFDDSPRGRYYFDGGVNWTAVKALVPATLVGVAITFTPALQGMANFAWFTGCFLGGLFFLMLARREQVRIPAPLVAG; via the coding sequence ATGACCGAACACTTGCCCAATGGCTACAGCCCACGCCTGTACAACAAGGACTTGGGCCCGCTGCCGCAAAAATGGAACTGGTACAACATTTTCGCCTTCTGGATGAGTGACGTGCACAGCGTCGGCGGCTATGTGTTCGCCGCGAGCCTGTTCGCACTTGGCCTGGCCAGCTGGCAGGTGCTGATCGCCTTGCTCGCCGGCATTTGCATCGTTCAAGGGATCGCCAATCTGGTCGCCAAACCAAGCCAGCAGGCCGCGGTGCCGTATCCGGTCATCTGCCGGCTGGCCTTTGGCGTGTTTGGCGCGAATATTCCTGCGGTCATCCGTGGCTTGATCGCCGTGGCCTGGTACGGGATTCAGACGTATTTGGCCTCGAGCGCCCTGATCATCGTGGTGTTGCGCTTTTTCCCACAAATGGCGGCCTATGCAGAGCCGCATTTTGCGGGCCTGTCCTACCTGGGCTGGATGGGTTTCCTCAGCTTGTGGGTACTGCAGGCGGCGGTGTTCTGGGCGGGTATGGAGTCCATTCGCCGCTTTATCGATTGGGCCGGGCCGGTGGTGTACGCGGTGATGTTTGCCCTGGCGGGCTGGATTGTGTGGAAAGCGGGCTGGGCGAATATCAACTTCACGCTGTCGGAAAAATCCCTGCCGGGCTGGCAAGCGTTCGGTCAGGTGATCGTGGCCACGGCGCTGGTGGTGTCGTACTTCTCCGGGCCTACGCTGAATTTCGGTGATTTCAGCCGTTATTGCCGGACCATGCAGGACGTGCGCCGCGGTAATTTCTGGGGCTTGCCGGTGAATTTCCTGGCGTTTTCGCTGGTGACTGTGGTGATTGTGTCGGGTACTTTGCCGGTGTTTGGCGAGATGCTCCATGACCCGATCGCCACCGTTTCGCGCATCGACAACAGCATGGCGGTGCTGCTCGGTGCCTTCGCCTTTGTCACCGCGACTATCGGCATCAACATCGTGGCCAATTTCGTTTCCCCGGCGTTTGACTTCGCCAACGTCGCGCCGAGCAAAATCAGTTGGCGCGCCGGCGGCATGATCGCTGCTGTCGCCTCGATCTTTATCACGCCGTGGAACCTGTTCAACAACCCGCTGATGATCCACTACACCCTGGACATTCTCGCGGCCTTCATCGGGCCGTTGTTCGGCATTCTGCTGGTGGACTTCTACCTGATCAAAAAGCAGCAGATCGACGTGGACGCGCTGTTCGATGACAGCCCGCGCGGGCGCTACTACTTCGACGGTGGCGTGAACTGGACGGCGGTCAAGGCCCTGGTGCCCGCGACGCTGGTGGGCGTCGCGATTACCTTCACCCCGGCGTTGCAGGGCATGGCCAACTTCGCTTGGTTTACCGGCTGCTTCCTGGGAGGGCTGTTTTTCCTGATGCTGGCTCGGCGCGAGCAGGTTCGCATCCCCGCGCCGCTGGTTGCCGGTTGA
- a CDS encoding MFS transporter: MSPLIRLLASFVALMMAMGIGRFALTPQMPHLLSEGQIDLTGAGLIAAANYLGYFVGAVDSIFARSHHHVRGRLYGGLWLCVLLTFASYWAHGFWPHLLLRFGTGVASAWALVMITSLSQPLAMAAGRPRLGALVFAGPGLGIMLTGLLALGSNLLKQDSAILWLVYGVVALVMLLAILPFLPKPSAASTPVVNHNEAGSNGSIAHLCWIYVLYGLGYIIPATFLSQMASAQFKGAWQADLFWPCFGLAAAIGVVVASLRRKDMDTTRRWLMTTLWLQAVGVFACLLGNGWGLALGVLLCGAPFLACMQLVMARLREVAPHGYQRSTGLLTASFAIGQLSGPLLASVSSHLSGGLQPALIVAGCGLVVAGGILVNRQPAARGCEPARAEPASGKTALPGSSR; this comes from the coding sequence ATGTCTCCCCTGATTCGCTTACTCGCCAGCTTTGTCGCCCTGATGATGGCCATGGGCATTGGCCGCTTCGCCCTCACGCCGCAGATGCCGCATTTGCTCAGCGAAGGGCAGATTGACCTGACCGGGGCGGGCCTGATCGCCGCCGCCAATTACCTGGGGTATTTCGTGGGTGCGGTGGATTCGATCTTCGCGCGCAGCCATCACCACGTGCGCGGGCGGTTGTACGGCGGCCTGTGGCTGTGTGTGCTGCTGACCTTCGCGTCCTATTGGGCACACGGGTTCTGGCCACATTTGCTGTTGCGCTTCGGTACGGGCGTCGCGAGTGCATGGGCGCTGGTGATGATCACCAGCTTGAGCCAGCCGCTGGCAATGGCTGCCGGGCGCCCTCGCTTGGGCGCCCTGGTATTTGCCGGACCTGGCTTGGGGATTATGCTCACAGGCTTGCTGGCGCTGGGCTCCAATTTGTTGAAACAAGACTCTGCAATCTTGTGGCTGGTCTATGGCGTGGTGGCGCTGGTGATGTTGCTGGCCATCCTGCCATTCCTGCCCAAACCCTCCGCGGCGAGCACGCCGGTGGTCAATCACAATGAAGCGGGCAGCAATGGCAGCATTGCACACCTGTGCTGGATCTATGTGTTGTACGGCCTGGGCTACATCATTCCGGCGACCTTTCTGTCGCAAATGGCCAGCGCGCAGTTCAAGGGCGCCTGGCAGGCCGACCTGTTCTGGCCATGTTTTGGCCTGGCGGCGGCGATTGGCGTGGTGGTGGCGAGCCTGCGCCGTAAAGACATGGACACCACTCGCCGCTGGCTGATGACTACTTTGTGGCTGCAAGCCGTCGGTGTGTTTGCCTGTCTGTTAGGCAATGGCTGGGGCCTGGCCCTCGGCGTTTTACTGTGCGGCGCGCCGTTCCTGGCGTGCATGCAGTTGGTGATGGCTCGCCTGCGTGAGGTAGCCCCCCACGGCTATCAGCGCAGCACCGGGCTGCTGACCGCCAGCTTTGCCATCGGCCAACTGAGTGGTCCGTTGCTGGCCTCGGTGAGCAGCCACCTCAGTGGCGGCCTGCAACCGGCGCTGATCGTCGCCGGCTGCGGGTTGGTGGTGGCCGGCGGGATCCTGGTCAACCGGCAACCAGCGGCGCGGGGATGCGAACCTGCTCGCGCCGAGCCAGCATCAGGAAAAACAGCCCTCCCAGGAAGCAGCCGGTAA
- the ptrR gene encoding putrescine utilization regulator PtrR, whose product MEFSQLRIFQAVAEEGSITRAADRLHRVPSNLSTRLKQMEEQLGVELFVRERQRLQLSPAGKVLLDYSTRLLALHDEAHGAVQGGQPAGEFVLGSMYSTAAVHLPKLLARYHKAYPMVNLQVQSAPSGELLEGLITGRLDAAFVDGPITIASLDGVPLCEERLVLICEADHPPVRGPQDVAGRSVFTFRRSCAYRTRLETWFSHDHVAMGRAIEIESYQGMLACVIAGSGVALMSESMLDSLPGKDSVSVHPLTGPFATATTWLMWRKGMLGANLNAWIDLQQEGKSGFEQDTRAIA is encoded by the coding sequence GTGGAATTCAGTCAATTGCGGATTTTCCAGGCCGTAGCGGAAGAGGGCTCCATTACCCGTGCGGCTGACCGTTTGCACCGCGTGCCGTCAAACCTGTCGACGCGGCTCAAGCAAATGGAAGAGCAACTGGGGGTTGAGCTGTTCGTCCGCGAGCGACAGCGCTTGCAGCTTTCTCCTGCGGGCAAAGTGTTGCTGGACTACAGCACCCGTCTGTTGGCGTTGCACGACGAAGCCCATGGCGCGGTGCAGGGCGGGCAGCCGGCTGGCGAATTTGTACTGGGCAGCATGTACAGCACGGCCGCAGTGCATTTACCTAAACTGCTGGCGCGCTACCACAAGGCGTATCCGATGGTGAACCTTCAGGTGCAGTCGGCGCCGAGCGGGGAGTTGCTCGAAGGTTTGATCACCGGGCGACTGGACGCGGCATTCGTGGATGGCCCGATCACCATTGCTTCCCTGGACGGCGTGCCCCTGTGCGAGGAGCGCCTGGTGCTGATTTGCGAAGCCGACCACCCGCCGGTACGCGGTCCCCAGGACGTAGCCGGGCGTTCGGTGTTTACCTTTCGCCGCAGTTGCGCTTACCGCACCCGCTTGGAAACCTGGTTTTCCCACGATCATGTGGCAATGGGCCGGGCCATCGAGATCGAGTCTTATCAAGGCATGCTCGCCTGTGTGATCGCCGGCTCCGGCGTGGCCTTGATGTCCGAATCCATGCTCGACAGCCTGCCCGGCAAGGACAGCGTGTCCGTTCATCCCCTGACCGGGCCTTTTGCCACGGCCACCACCTGGCTGATGTGGCGAAAGGGTATGCTCGGCGCTAACCTCAACGCATGGATCGACCTGCAGCAGGAAGGCAAGTCCGGGTTTGAGCAAGACACCCGCGCAATTGCTTGA
- a CDS encoding PA1414 family protein codes for MKEKIQNWLHDLGVALGLIEPPLQPVPIRTDDEQRRPRRR; via the coding sequence ATGAAAGAGAAAATTCAAAACTGGCTCCACGACCTCGGCGTTGCGCTGGGCCTGATCGAGCCCCCGCTGCAACCAGTGCCGATTCGCACGGATGACGAGCAGCGCCGGCCGCGTCGCAGGTAA
- a CDS encoding peptidoglycan recognition protein family protein, which yields MSSMDGEGMLISSKVEHRRFQTIEQGDLRSVSALVVHQTDAPTAEHTFNGYRSKGSGAHFLIEKNGVIYQTASMKKRCFHVGRYIRSKCMAVDKASCDTAQMAKIHTLSWTLQIRALDRHERTKNYPERYPMNSDSLGIELVGKHLDAARYEAITAMQTQSLQWLVSELFGHYGLASADFYTHPQISYKHPGEASSAVWQ from the coding sequence ATGTCGAGCATGGATGGTGAAGGAATGTTGATTTCCAGCAAGGTCGAACATCGTCGATTTCAAACGATTGAGCAGGGTGATTTGCGCAGCGTCAGCGCGTTGGTTGTCCACCAGACGGATGCGCCGACTGCAGAGCACACGTTCAATGGCTACCGCTCCAAAGGGAGCGGGGCTCATTTTCTAATCGAAAAAAATGGTGTGATTTACCAGACCGCCAGTATGAAAAAGCGCTGTTTTCACGTAGGGCGTTACATTCGGTCCAAATGCATGGCCGTAGATAAGGCGTCCTGCGACACCGCTCAAATGGCCAAAATTCATACACTTTCCTGGACGTTGCAGATCCGGGCTTTGGATCGCCACGAGCGCACGAAGAACTACCCTGAGCGATACCCGATGAATTCGGATTCTCTGGGTATCGAGTTGGTCGGCAAACATTTGGATGCAGCCCGCTACGAGGCCATTACGGCTATGCAGACCCAGTCCCTTCAGTGGCTGGTCTCAGAGTTGTTCGGTCACTATGGTCTGGCCTCAGCAGATTTCTACACGCACCCGCAGATCTCTTACAAACACCCCGGCGAAGCCAGCAGTGCGGTGTGGCAATGA
- a CDS encoding sodium:solute symporter → MALDLFVVLIYAAGMLVLGYYGMRRAKTHEDYLVAGRNLGPSLYMGTMAATVLGGASTVGTVRLGYVHGISGFWLCAALGAGIIALNLFLAKPLLKLKIFTVTQVLEKRYNPMARQASAVIMLAYALMIGVTSILAIGTVLQVLFGLPFWVSVLLGGGVVVVYSTIGGMWSLTLTDIVQFVIKTVGLMFILLPICLYRVGGWDELVAKLPASNFSFTEIGWDTIITYFMIYFFGILIGQDIWQRVFTARDEKVAKYAGTFAGFYCILYGLACALIGMAAHVLLPNLDNVNNAFAAIVKASLPDGIRGLVIAAALAAMMSTASAGLLAASTVLTEDLLPRLRGGKQSSLAVNRLFTLLTGIAVLGIALVVNDVISALTLAYNLLVGGMLIPLIGAIFWKRATTSGAITSMTLGFVTALAFMIKDGLDANTPIYYSLAIGLVSFVVVSLLSRSSQPQTARAI, encoded by the coding sequence ATGGCTTTGGATTTATTCGTCGTACTCATCTACGCCGCCGGCATGCTCGTGCTCGGCTATTACGGCATGCGCCGCGCCAAGACCCACGAAGACTACCTGGTGGCCGGGCGCAACCTGGGCCCGTCGCTGTACATGGGCACCATGGCCGCCACGGTTCTGGGCGGTGCATCCACCGTCGGCACCGTGCGCCTGGGTTATGTGCACGGTATCTCCGGCTTCTGGCTGTGCGCCGCGCTCGGTGCCGGGATCATCGCGCTGAACCTGTTCCTGGCCAAGCCGCTGCTGAAGCTGAAAATCTTCACCGTCACCCAGGTCCTTGAGAAACGCTACAACCCCATGGCCCGCCAGGCGAGCGCGGTGATCATGCTGGCCTACGCCTTGATGATCGGCGTGACCTCGATCCTGGCTATCGGCACCGTGCTGCAAGTGCTGTTCGGCCTGCCGTTCTGGGTCTCGGTGTTGCTCGGTGGTGGCGTGGTGGTGGTGTATTCGACCATCGGCGGCATGTGGTCGCTGACCCTGACCGACATTGTGCAGTTCGTGATCAAGACCGTCGGCCTGATGTTTATTCTGCTGCCGATCTGCCTGTACCGCGTCGGCGGCTGGGATGAGTTGGTGGCCAAGTTGCCGGCGTCGAATTTCAGCTTCACCGAAATCGGCTGGGACACGATCATCACCTACTTCATGATCTACTTCTTCGGCATCCTGATCGGCCAGGACATCTGGCAACGGGTGTTCACCGCCCGTGACGAAAAGGTCGCCAAGTATGCAGGCACCTTCGCCGGCTTCTACTGCATCCTCTACGGCCTGGCGTGCGCGCTGATCGGCATGGCGGCGCATGTACTGCTGCCAAACCTGGACAACGTAAACAACGCCTTCGCCGCCATCGTCAAAGCCTCGCTGCCGGACGGTATTCGCGGCCTGGTGATTGCCGCCGCGCTGGCCGCAATGATGTCCACCGCCAGCGCCGGTTTGCTGGCCGCCTCCACCGTGTTGACCGAAGACCTGCTGCCACGCCTGCGCGGCGGTAAACAGTCGAGCCTGGCGGTCAATCGCCTGTTCACCCTGCTGACCGGCATCGCCGTGCTGGGCATCGCCCTGGTGGTGAACGACGTGATCAGCGCCCTGACCCTGGCTTACAACCTGCTGGTGGGCGGCATGCTGATCCCGCTCATCGGGGCGATTTTCTGGAAACGCGCCACCACGTCCGGGGCGATCACCTCCATGACCCTGGGTTTTGTGACCGCGCTGGCGTTCATGATCAAGGACGGGCTGGATGCGAACACGCCGATCTACTACAGCCTGGCGATCGGGCTGGTCAGCTTTGTGGTGGTGAGCCTGCTGTCGCGCAGCTCCCAGCCACAGACGGCCCGGGCGATTTGA